The Mycobacterium sp. SMC-2 genome contains a region encoding:
- a CDS encoding capsid cement protein — MAGQDYVPLATSGIQWSCVAGAAITAGQLVEITAGSLSGGGVNPTVAPTSAATSAEVGVAANTVASGQPVSVYFGGLHVLAASGAITAGDPVVAAAAGAVADLGAGTTYDQVVGKAWSAAANNLVAVRLGEI; from the coding sequence ATGGCTGGACAGGACTACGTCCCCCTTGCGACCTCCGGCATTCAGTGGTCCTGCGTCGCTGGCGCGGCGATCACCGCGGGCCAGCTGGTCGAGATCACGGCCGGCTCACTGTCCGGCGGCGGGGTGAATCCGACCGTGGCGCCGACGTCGGCCGCGACGTCGGCTGAGGTCGGTGTCGCCGCGAACACCGTGGCATCCGGGCAGCCGGTGAGCGTGTACTTCGGCGGGCTGCATGTGTTGGCCGCCAGCGGAGCGATCACTGCCGGTGATCCTGTGGTGGCTGCCGCCGCCGGTGCTGTCGCTGACCTCGGCGCCGGCACCACCTACGACCAGGTCGTCGGCAAGGCGTGGAGCGCCGCAGCCAACAACCTGGTCGCGGTGCGACTCGGAGAGATCTAA
- a CDS encoding fibronectin type III domain-containing protein: MTGLPASGATQAVVLEPTLNPLGTRYWQIVYALVRDYYKADGTVFNLADPSVGLAMASNGQMLFTPFAADGVSIREDLLITAPGTNQGFYSVGFLKPESVSVTPDQTMTETPTAQWVRSTRNVLDKLDDKIAFEPLESSPLTQYLKYEKPLAGGVPALGTPNLIIPRGNTDVPVERVLLLIGIDGDGQLKSRVFPRIVTDKKAKAELGRKAPDSQMLNYSALPCAYSKNVEWTCYAGSQWNASGDFDFLTTAPVVTPVTGLDATIVFPTPIDITSPVYTVALQETANGSFTSATLSGSPTVSGGFTTVTISGLTASTTYNAAQVTATGSNDTATSPVSAPFTSTAS, translated from the coding sequence ATGACGGGATTGCCCGCTTCCGGCGCGACCCAAGCGGTTGTTCTTGAGCCCACCCTCAATCCGTTGGGCACGCGGTACTGGCAGATCGTTTACGCGCTGGTGCGTGACTACTACAAGGCCGACGGCACGGTGTTCAACCTGGCCGACCCGTCGGTGGGGTTGGCGATGGCCAGCAACGGGCAGATGCTGTTCACCCCGTTCGCGGCCGACGGTGTGTCGATCCGCGAGGATCTGCTGATCACCGCGCCGGGCACCAACCAGGGTTTCTACAGCGTGGGTTTCCTCAAGCCGGAGAGTGTTTCGGTCACGCCGGATCAGACGATGACCGAAACCCCGACCGCGCAGTGGGTTCGCAGCACCCGCAACGTGCTCGACAAGCTCGACGACAAGATCGCGTTCGAGCCGTTGGAGTCTTCGCCGCTGACCCAGTACCTCAAATACGAGAAGCCGCTCGCCGGGGGTGTGCCGGCGCTGGGAACACCCAACCTGATCATTCCTCGCGGCAACACCGACGTCCCTGTCGAGCGCGTCTTGCTGCTTATCGGCATCGACGGGGACGGGCAGCTGAAGTCCCGTGTCTTCCCGCGGATCGTCACCGACAAGAAAGCCAAGGCCGAGCTTGGCCGCAAGGCACCTGACTCGCAGATGCTGAACTACTCGGCGTTGCCGTGCGCCTACTCCAAGAACGTCGAGTGGACGTGCTACGCCGGCTCGCAGTGGAACGCCTCCGGGGACTTCGACTTCTTGACGACCGCCCCGGTCGTCACCCCGGTCACCGGGCTCGACGCCACCATCGTGTTCCCGACACCGATCGACATCACCAGCCCGGTGTACACGGTGGCGCTCCAAGAGACCGCCAACGGCTCGTTCACGTCGGCGACCCTGTCCGGTTCGCCCACGGTGTCCGGTGGTTTCACCACGGTGACCATTTCGGGGCTGACCGCGTCGACCACCTACAACGCGGCGCAGGTCACCGCGACGGGCAGCAACGACACCGCGACCTCGCCGGTGTCCGCTCCGTTCACCTCGACTGCCTCCTAG
- a CDS encoding phage tail tape measure protein codes for MPVYLDVESRLDRRAVEATAREITAIFNRLGADVSKGLGGSLGKAFGALDTRAARAELVNLENAWRRAADVETDAARRMEMAARRASEATAKYGQDSARAMQAQAVAAKSQRDYTDALVANEAAHKAHTKSVQDSAAAATVAGRAWNAVGVGSLAVFTGSVLEATKAAGNFQQSQQRLVSSAGETAANLKVVSDGILQMAGQVGYSAQELSKGMYTVEKAGYRGADGVNVLKSAAQLAKAENADLGEVLNGLTTSMHDFGYGSDRAAEVASKMNTAVGEAKTNLQEFSGALHSVEPIAAAAGLKLEDVYGSLAQITQSGTSADQGAQNMAHSISQLMKPTQQMRDEMGQLGIDARDVQAHLGERGFAGTVQYLSDTILQHMNPAGQVVIDTMFKSQQATDAANQIFNNLPPRRKLSRRLSKTAPCPTRSSARPAAAWTSSRPTRSTSGTTSTIRSLGIRRR; via the coding sequence GTGCCGGTTTATCTCGACGTCGAGTCACGGCTGGACCGCCGAGCCGTGGAGGCAACAGCCCGTGAGATCACCGCGATCTTCAACCGTCTCGGCGCCGACGTCTCCAAAGGCCTCGGCGGTTCGCTCGGTAAAGCGTTCGGCGCGTTAGACACCAGAGCTGCCCGCGCGGAGCTGGTGAACCTGGAGAATGCGTGGCGCCGCGCCGCCGACGTCGAAACCGATGCTGCTCGCCGGATGGAAATGGCCGCGCGGCGCGCCTCGGAGGCGACCGCCAAGTACGGCCAGGATTCCGCGCGGGCGATGCAGGCCCAAGCGGTCGCCGCCAAGAGCCAACGCGACTACACCGACGCCCTGGTGGCCAACGAGGCCGCGCACAAAGCGCACACCAAATCCGTGCAAGACAGCGCCGCCGCAGCCACGGTAGCCGGGCGGGCGTGGAACGCCGTCGGGGTGGGCTCGCTGGCCGTGTTTACCGGCAGCGTTCTGGAAGCGACCAAGGCCGCCGGGAACTTCCAGCAGTCCCAACAGCGTCTGGTGTCCTCTGCCGGGGAGACAGCGGCCAACCTCAAGGTCGTCTCTGACGGCATCCTGCAGATGGCGGGCCAGGTCGGCTACTCCGCGCAGGAACTGTCCAAGGGCATGTACACCGTGGAAAAGGCCGGCTACCGCGGCGCCGACGGCGTCAACGTCCTGAAGTCGGCCGCGCAGCTCGCCAAGGCCGAAAACGCTGATCTCGGTGAGGTGCTCAACGGTCTGACGACCTCGATGCACGACTTCGGCTACGGCAGCGACCGGGCCGCCGAGGTGGCCTCGAAGATGAACACCGCTGTGGGTGAGGCCAAAACGAACCTGCAGGAGTTTTCCGGGGCGCTGCACTCGGTGGAGCCCATCGCCGCGGCGGCCGGCCTGAAACTCGAGGACGTGTACGGATCGCTGGCGCAGATCACCCAGTCGGGAACGTCGGCGGATCAGGGCGCGCAGAACATGGCGCACTCGATCTCGCAGCTGATGAAACCCACGCAGCAGATGCGCGACGAGATGGGCCAACTCGGCATCGATGCCCGCGACGTGCAGGCGCACCTAGGTGAGCGCGGCTTCGCCGGGACGGTGCAGTACCTGTCGGACACGATCCTCCAGCACATGAACCCGGCCGGCCAGGTCGTCATCGACACCATGTTCAAGTCCCAGCAGGCCACCGACGCGGCGAACCAGATTTTCAACAACCTGCCCCCGCGGCGAAAGCTGTCGCGCAGGCTATCAAAGACGGCACCTTGTCCTACAAGGAGTTCCGCAAGACCCGCGGCGGCCTGGACGTCGAGCAGGCCAACGAGATCAACCAGTGGAACAACCTCAACAATAAGGTCACTGGGTATTCGGCGGCGCTGA